The following coding sequences are from one Natrarchaeobaculum sulfurireducens window:
- a CDS encoding penicillin acylase family protein has translation MTDDTTRRGVLAGALAAGIGGLTLTSARALLESFAPLSGSAWNAADRSRPDRVENPYGEASVRYDEFGVPTVEADDETAAYFAVGYVQGFDRLFQLDLQRRVLRGQVSELAGEATLEDDVFYVQMDFAGAAEATWDLVAETSAGPLVEAYAGGVNAAIDDEQLPLEFELLGYEPDPWTPVDSMLMEKQISWDLTGNFDELRRELIADRLGDDVLGDLYPERMDHDTPILRDEIDADTLEDDLNDADGAEPDERGGSDGDGPDGGADGGGADEGDVGSVGAQLTNWLSRFESPTGVGSNSWVVSGEHTESGSPIVAYDPHLALMTPPLWYEQAVVTPETSVCGATFPGVPFIITGANETGTWSFTNVGADVLDCYEYEIDDDGERYRYDDEWRAFETDTREIAVDGGEERTVTIRKTVHGPILEREGQTVGVAWTGHTATRTTEAIYEYERSDGLTDVLESTRKFDLPTQNLVYADSDGRTLYYATGKLPIRTIDGEVVSGNRVFDGSAGDGEWAGFTPFGESSWDGFVPFEEKPHAIDADALATANQRVVDDPNHYVGVAYATPYRGARIYDRLDERLDSGEPTDLEFHRELQTDVYDGRAAELVPDLLEALEERDVVTLETADETDDDLADAAATLEAWDYRMDRDSRGALLFARWLDNFRTRVLEPTFDDADLDDSYYPNDWVLARLSPDGEWFADRSRAETMVDALEDALAELDAEGWERYGDWNSTRVVEHPFGVEAPFLNLEERPADGSRAAVKNYRVETAVGASWRMVVEPGGDARAILPGGNSGDYFSPHYDDQFGLWLDGELKPMAPTLEGSEIRFTEVSDP, from the coding sequence GTGACTGATGACACCACACGGCGTGGCGTGCTCGCCGGGGCGCTCGCCGCTGGCATCGGCGGGTTGACGCTCACCTCGGCTCGAGCACTCCTCGAGTCGTTCGCACCGCTGTCGGGCTCCGCGTGGAACGCGGCCGACCGGTCGCGGCCCGACCGCGTCGAGAACCCCTACGGCGAGGCGAGCGTTCGATACGACGAGTTCGGCGTCCCGACCGTCGAAGCCGACGACGAAACGGCGGCCTACTTCGCCGTCGGTTACGTCCAGGGGTTCGACCGGTTGTTCCAGCTCGATCTTCAACGCCGCGTACTGCGCGGTCAGGTGTCGGAACTCGCCGGCGAGGCGACGCTCGAGGACGACGTCTTCTACGTCCAGATGGACTTCGCTGGCGCGGCCGAGGCGACCTGGGATCTCGTCGCCGAGACGTCCGCTGGGCCGCTCGTCGAGGCCTACGCTGGCGGTGTCAACGCAGCGATCGATGACGAACAACTCCCCCTCGAGTTCGAGTTGCTCGGCTACGAGCCCGACCCCTGGACGCCCGTCGACTCGATGCTGATGGAAAAACAGATCTCCTGGGACCTCACGGGCAATTTCGACGAACTCCGCCGTGAACTGATCGCCGATCGACTCGGCGACGACGTCCTCGGAGATCTCTATCCCGAGCGGATGGACCACGACACCCCGATTCTCCGAGACGAAATCGACGCCGACACGCTCGAGGACGACCTAAACGACGCCGACGGAGCCGAACCCGACGAACGCGGTGGTTCGGACGGGGACGGCCCGGACGGCGGAGCCGACGGTGGCGGGGCGGACGAGGGGGACGTCGGGTCGGTAGGCGCTCAACTCACGAACTGGCTCTCGCGGTTCGAGTCACCGACGGGCGTCGGCTCGAACAGCTGGGTCGTCTCGGGCGAGCACACCGAAAGCGGCTCTCCGATCGTCGCGTACGACCCCCACCTCGCGCTCATGACGCCGCCGCTGTGGTACGAACAGGCCGTTGTAACGCCGGAGACGAGCGTCTGCGGTGCGACGTTCCCCGGTGTACCGTTCATCATTACGGGCGCGAACGAGACGGGGACGTGGTCGTTCACCAATGTCGGCGCGGACGTCCTCGATTGTTACGAATACGAGATCGACGACGACGGCGAGCGCTACCGTTACGACGACGAGTGGCGCGCGTTCGAGACCGACACGCGAGAGATCGCCGTCGACGGCGGCGAGGAACGGACGGTGACGATCAGAAAGACCGTCCACGGCCCCATCCTCGAGCGCGAGGGCCAGACCGTCGGCGTCGCCTGGACGGGCCACACGGCGACCCGGACCACCGAAGCCATCTACGAGTACGAGCGCAGCGACGGGCTCACAGACGTCCTCGAGTCGACCCGAAAATTCGACCTGCCGACCCAGAACCTCGTCTACGCGGATTCCGACGGGCGCACGCTCTACTACGCGACGGGGAAGCTCCCGATTCGCACCATCGACGGCGAGGTGGTCTCCGGCAATCGCGTCTTCGACGGCTCGGCCGGTGACGGCGAGTGGGCTGGTTTCACCCCCTTCGGGGAGTCCTCCTGGGACGGCTTCGTCCCGTTCGAGGAGAAACCCCACGCGATCGATGCGGACGCCCTCGCGACGGCGAACCAGCGCGTCGTCGACGACCCCAACCACTACGTCGGCGTCGCCTACGCAACCCCCTATCGCGGGGCGCGCATCTACGACCGACTGGACGAGCGCCTCGACTCGGGCGAGCCGACGGACCTCGAGTTCCACCGCGAGCTTCAGACCGACGTCTACGACGGCCGGGCAGCCGAGCTGGTCCCGGACCTGCTCGAGGCACTCGAGGAACGCGACGTCGTCACCCTCGAGACGGCCGACGAAACCGACGACGACCTCGCGGACGCCGCCGCGACGCTCGAGGCGTGGGACTACCGGATGGACCGGGATTCACGAGGGGCTCTACTGTTCGCCCGCTGGCTCGATAACTTTCGGACGAGGGTCCTCGAGCCGACGTTCGACGACGCCGACCTCGACGACTCCTACTATCCGAACGACTGGGTCCTCGCGCGACTGTCGCCGGACGGCGAGTGGTTCGCGGACCGATCCAGAGCGGAGACGATGGTCGACGCACTCGAGGACGCACTCGCGGAGCTCGACGCCGAGGGCTGGGAGCGCTACGGGGACTGGAACTCGACGCGGGTCGTCGAACACCCCTTCGGCGTCGAAGCGCCGTTTTTAAACCTCGAGGAGCGACCCGCCGACGGCTCGCGGGCGGCGGTCAAGAACTACCGCGTCGAGACGGC
- a CDS encoding ABC transporter permease: MSADRDREAWRRRSDEPGSGSRGPNPPARERSDANSGSIWTARGAVVRRELRSLRSEKTIVLAIAIQLFIAAFSSFLVVGLVTMYDPSGVDGHEMEVAVTGEDPDELLSVSSRQDGLTPVSYDDRSQAHADFDTGQVVAVLDANRDDDDRLVVRTTVPDEGLATTLLVVQLRDALETVEHQERLENEDRLAETPLAVPQAIDASPYVGFTYTILLPLLLFLPVFLSGSILVDSLIEERQRGTLELLRVAPLSFVDVVDAKLLATAALAPIQALAWLALLALNGTAIANPLALVAFVFALALLVVAVAAATALAAPDRRQAQLLYSIGIVAALVVSVGLPEHPANTVAKFALGNPTTTTWLLLALYCLLAAVALSLLRRGVRWLEPESL; this comes from the coding sequence TTGTCGGCTGACCGAGACCGCGAGGCGTGGCGGCGGAGAAGCGACGAGCCGGGGTCCGGTTCGCGCGGCCCGAACCCGCCCGCACGTGAGCGCAGCGACGCAAACTCCGGGTCGATCTGGACGGCCCGGGGAGCCGTCGTGCGCCGAGAACTCCGCTCGCTCCGTTCGGAGAAGACGATCGTCCTCGCGATCGCGATCCAACTGTTCATCGCCGCGTTCTCCTCGTTCCTGGTGGTCGGGCTCGTCACGATGTACGATCCGAGCGGCGTCGACGGCCACGAGATGGAGGTCGCGGTGACGGGCGAGGACCCTGACGAATTGCTCTCAGTGTCCAGCAGGCAGGACGGGCTCACCCCCGTCTCCTACGACGATCGCAGCCAGGCTCACGCGGACTTCGACACCGGCCAGGTCGTCGCCGTCCTCGATGCGAACAGGGACGACGACGACCGGCTCGTCGTCAGAACTACCGTGCCCGACGAAGGACTCGCAACGACGCTGCTCGTCGTCCAGCTCCGCGATGCCCTCGAGACCGTCGAGCACCAGGAACGCCTCGAGAACGAAGATCGGCTGGCAGAGACGCCCCTTGCAGTGCCCCAAGCGATCGACGCGAGCCCGTACGTCGGGTTCACGTACACCATCTTGCTCCCGCTGTTACTCTTCTTGCCGGTGTTTCTGAGCGGGTCGATACTCGTCGACTCGCTGATCGAAGAGCGCCAGCGCGGAACGCTCGAGTTGCTCCGGGTCGCCCCGCTCTCGTTCGTCGACGTGGTCGATGCGAAACTGCTCGCGACCGCGGCGCTGGCCCCCATCCAGGCGCTCGCCTGGCTGGCGCTGCTCGCGCTCAACGGGACGGCGATCGCGAACCCGCTCGCGCTGGTGGCGTTCGTCTTCGCGCTGGCACTGCTCGTCGTCGCTGTCGCCGCAGCGACAGCTCTCGCTGCGCCGGACAGACGGCAGGCTCAGCTGCTGTACTCGATCGGAATCGTGGCCGCGCTGGTCGTCTCCGTGGGGCTCCCCGAACACCCGGCCAACACCGTCGCGAAGTTCGCGCTCGGTAACCCGACGACGACGACCTGGCTGTTGCTCGCGCTGTACTGTCTGCTCGCGGCCGTAGCCCTCTCGTTGCTCAGACGCGGCGTCCGCTGGCTCGAGCCCGAGTCGCTCTGA
- a CDS encoding PrsW family intramembrane metalloprotease — translation MGTVDRKTILLVLAMVAVAGVVGFSAVDEGLALEDEIYVVGVDEGDPYHDVAVESTAFRPIPLSDVALEDGGADGNVDVVIADGQIGHVGTNGEAAYDAFRGAVETYNERRMAAETDETAAYPVLVTLEYQDRDLGDVVSGDETVDDGGDESTGFEPETDETAAEAGDDGVDDEDEVGTDDGENGDDEVDGGAESRTDDRERGTDADDEADDENELETGDSDPGADDEVDDGERQPDGAAGADARVGSADDELAVPDVGGGHAAEQTAPATPGTLSPPFPFQSLVLAFLFVVPMNFVIQAYGSTIMDERIKRRGELLLVSPAGRLEIVAGKTLPYLLGLVGISTAIALAIGGGLLSIAGAIPIALAFLAATFTGAMFARSFKELTFVTVTISVVLTTYAFVPAIFTDVTPIALISPLTLIVMDLQGESVRLAEYLFSTGPLYFGAAVCALLGIGVYREEDMFAQKAIPSKAVDAIVSQIDAISSRVHPYASPFVLSALFIPFVFAAQLLVVALLFAVPEAIALPVVFVLAAAIEEFAKSIHVYAGFARSRFDASLRVAAALGVLSGVGFFLGEKVTHAVQFVGLPELTVGVAAFGPALSSEPLVLVALFLAPLVLHVVTAVVAAFGAAHSQSTYAVAFVLATLMHAAYNLGVVALVG, via the coding sequence ATGGGGACCGTCGACCGCAAGACGATCCTTCTCGTGCTCGCGATGGTGGCCGTCGCCGGCGTCGTCGGCTTCTCCGCCGTCGACGAGGGACTCGCCCTCGAGGACGAGATTTACGTCGTCGGCGTCGACGAGGGCGATCCCTACCACGACGTCGCCGTAGAGAGTACCGCCTTCAGGCCGATCCCGCTCTCGGACGTCGCCTTGGAAGACGGCGGTGCGGACGGGAACGTCGATGTCGTGATCGCCGACGGCCAGATCGGCCACGTCGGGACGAACGGCGAAGCCGCCTACGACGCATTCCGAGGTGCAGTTGAAACGTACAACGAGCGCCGAATGGCCGCCGAAACCGACGAAACGGCGGCGTACCCCGTGCTCGTCACGCTCGAGTATCAGGACCGCGACCTCGGCGACGTCGTCTCTGGCGACGAGACGGTCGACGACGGCGGCGACGAATCCACGGGATTCGAGCCCGAGACGGATGAGACGGCAGCCGAAGCCGGTGACGACGGGGTGGACGACGAAGATGAAGTCGGGACAGACGATGGCGAGAACGGAGACGACGAGGTGGACGGCGGAGCTGAGTCCAGGACTGACGACAGAGAGCGCGGTACCGATGCTGACGACGAGGCGGACGACGAAAATGAGCTTGAGACAGGCGATAGCGATCCCGGAGCCGATGACGAAGTAGACGACGGTGAGCGACAGCCTGACGGCGCCGCTGGCGCCGACGCCAGGGTAGGCAGCGCGGACGACGAACTTGCCGTACCGGACGTTGGAGGCGGACACGCGGCCGAGCAAACAGCTCCTGCGACGCCCGGGACGCTCTCGCCGCCGTTTCCCTTTCAGTCGCTCGTGTTGGCGTTCCTGTTCGTCGTACCGATGAACTTCGTGATTCAGGCCTACGGCAGCACGATCATGGACGAACGGATCAAGCGCCGGGGGGAGCTGCTGTTGGTCTCGCCCGCCGGCCGCCTCGAGATCGTCGCCGGGAAGACGCTCCCGTATCTGCTCGGACTCGTCGGGATCTCGACTGCCATCGCACTCGCGATCGGCGGCGGGCTCCTCTCGATCGCTGGGGCCATCCCGATCGCGCTCGCCTTTCTGGCCGCGACGTTCACCGGGGCCATGTTCGCCCGGTCGTTCAAGGAACTCACGTTCGTCACCGTCACGATCAGCGTCGTCCTGACGACGTACGCGTTCGTCCCGGCGATCTTTACGGACGTGACGCCGATCGCGCTGATCTCGCCGCTGACGCTGATCGTGATGGACCTCCAGGGAGAATCAGTCCGCCTCGCCGAGTACCTCTTTTCGACCGGCCCGCTCTACTTCGGAGCGGCGGTCTGTGCGCTTCTGGGGATCGGCGTCTACCGCGAAGAGGACATGTTCGCACAGAAGGCGATCCCGTCGAAAGCCGTCGACGCCATCGTCAGTCAGATCGACGCGATCTCGAGTCGCGTTCACCCCTACGCGAGCCCGTTCGTCCTCTCTGCGCTGTTTATCCCGTTCGTCTTCGCGGCACAGTTGCTCGTCGTCGCGTTGCTCTTTGCCGTCCCCGAGGCGATCGCGCTCCCGGTCGTGTTCGTCCTCGCCGCGGCGATCGAGGAGTTCGCCAAGAGTATCCACGTCTACGCCGGCTTCGCCCGCTCGCGGTTCGACGCCTCACTTCGCGTGGCGGCCGCCCTCGGCGTGCTCTCCGGCGTCGGCTTCTTCCTCGGCGAGAAGGTCACTCACGCCGTCCAGTTCGTCGGGCTCCCGGAACTAACCGTCGGCGTCGCCGCGTTCGGCCCCGCCCTCTCGAGCGAGCCACTCGTCCTCGTCGCACTGTTTCTCGCCCCGCTCGTCCTCCATGTCGTGACGGCGGTCGTCGCCGCGTTCGGGGCCGCCCACAGCCAGTCGACCTACGCGGTCGCGTTCGTGCTTGCGACACTGATGCACGCGGCTTACAATCTGGGGGTGGTCGCCCTTGTCGGCTGA
- a CDS encoding ABC transporter ATP-binding protein has protein sequence MAIVEVEALRKEYGDFAAVEGSTFSIERGEVFGVVGPNGAGKTTTLKMLAGLIEPTGGTAVVAGLEPGNPAMQRRLGFLPEESPLYEDMTPRSYLAFFADLYGVPQSVATERIERTLDRLDLEHRDRRIGNMSKGMKRKVAITRALVNDPDVLIFDEPASGLDPLTTNYIIEFTRELSETGKTIVFSAHNLFHVESICDRVAVMNEGRIVANGTIEAIREAHGGTEYRVFTTVDASDGLRTSSADADGPTVDDLEVHRTNGQIEHVVGDMAAVEAIRAVVEAEGGRITDIQTRTPTLEEIFLEIASESSVEATEA, from the coding sequence ATGGCGATAGTCGAAGTCGAAGCCCTCCGAAAGGAGTACGGGGACTTCGCGGCGGTCGAAGGGAGTACGTTCTCCATCGAACGCGGCGAGGTCTTCGGCGTCGTTGGCCCGAACGGAGCCGGGAAAACGACCACGTTGAAGATGCTTGCCGGACTGATCGAGCCGACCGGCGGAACGGCCGTCGTCGCCGGCCTCGAACCCGGCAACCCGGCGATGCAGCGACGGCTTGGCTTTCTCCCGGAGGAGTCGCCGCTGTACGAGGACATGACGCCGCGGAGTTATCTGGCGTTTTTTGCCGACCTCTACGGCGTCCCGCAGTCGGTCGCCACCGAGCGGATCGAACGGACGCTCGACCGACTCGACCTCGAGCACCGTGATCGACGGATCGGGAACATGTCGAAGGGGATGAAACGGAAGGTCGCGATCACGCGGGCGCTGGTCAACGACCCCGACGTCCTCATCTTCGACGAGCCAGCGTCAGGACTCGACCCGCTAACGACGAACTACATCATCGAGTTCACCCGCGAACTGAGCGAGACGGGGAAGACGATCGTCTTCAGTGCGCACAACCTCTTTCACGTCGAGAGTATCTGTGACCGTGTCGCGGTGATGAACGAGGGCCGGATCGTCGCCAACGGGACGATCGAGGCGATCCGTGAGGCCCATGGCGGTACCGAGTACCGCGTCTTCACAACAGTCGACGCGAGCGACGGCCTTCGTACGTCGTCGGCCGACGCTGACGGCCCGACGGTCGACGACCTCGAGGTCCATCGCACGAACGGACAGATCGAACACGTCGTTGGCGACATGGCCGCCGTCGAGGCGATCCGTGCGGTCGTCGAGGCCGAAGGTGGTCGTATCACCGACATCCAGACCAGGACGCCGACGCTCGAAGAGATCTTCCTCGAGATCGCGAGCGAGTCGTCGGTGGAGGCGACGGAGGCGTGA
- a CDS encoding SRPBCC family protein produces the protein MTRLQWTSRPTGRRLEASHVIAAAPDDAWEVLVDTTRWPTWSPVIFGVDATDRYVRTGTSGRVRAPGVWLPFTVTDCRERSWTWRVAELPGATHRVDELGTGRCRVVFELPPASVGAAPVCLEALERIDAVLEDSEST, from the coding sequence ATGACTCGTCTTCAGTGGACGTCGAGGCCGACGGGCCGACGACTCGAAGCGTCGCACGTGATCGCCGCGGCCCCCGACGACGCCTGGGAGGTCCTCGTCGACACGACTCGCTGGCCGACGTGGTCGCCGGTGATTTTCGGCGTCGACGCCACCGATCGGTACGTCCGTACCGGCACCAGTGGCCGCGTTCGTGCTCCCGGCGTCTGGCTTCCGTTTACCGTCACCGATTGCCGGGAGCGATCGTGGACCTGGCGCGTTGCGGAACTGCCGGGTGCCACGCACCGAGTCGACGAACTCGGCACCGGCCGCTGTCGGGTCGTGTTCGAACTGCCACCGGCGAGCGTCGGCGCAGCGCCCGTCTGCCTCGAGGCGCTCGAGCGGATCGACGCCGTGCTCGAGGACAGCGAGTCGACCTGA
- a CDS encoding winged helix-turn-helix transcriptional regulator: MSSQEPNVEPPNACPVIESLEQIGSQWRLAVLHELLTGEQRFNELKRSTGANARTLSRVLDDLGETGFVERRIEEDAPIATYYSLTEKGESLEPVFDEIDCWASSWLDGEFERE; the protein is encoded by the coding sequence ATGTCCTCTCAAGAGCCCAACGTCGAACCGCCGAACGCCTGTCCCGTCATCGAATCGCTCGAACAGATCGGCTCGCAGTGGCGACTGGCCGTCTTACACGAACTATTGACGGGCGAACAGCGATTCAACGAACTCAAACGGTCGACCGGCGCGAACGCGCGGACGCTCTCGCGCGTGCTCGACGACCTAGGCGAAACCGGCTTCGTCGAGCGTCGAATCGAGGAAGATGCGCCGATTGCGACCTACTACAGCCTGACGGAGAAAGGTGAGTCGCTCGAGCCGGTCTTCGACGAGATCGATTGCTGGGCCAGTTCCTGGCTCGACGGCGAGTTCGAACGTGAGTGA
- a CDS encoding tRNA (cytidine(56)-2'-O)-methyltransferase, with protein sequence MHDEPEVAVLRLGHRPGRDERMTTHVGLTARALGADRVWIPDNAGQSKETVEDITDRFGGPFSVELTDSPKAILRDWDGRIVHLTMYGERIQDVEDEIHTAHRDGGEPILVVVGSEKVSFDVYEEADWNVGVTNQPHSEVAGLAVFLDRLFEGHELEREWADADRRVVPMETGKRVEPVEDEG encoded by the coding sequence ATGCACGACGAACCCGAAGTCGCCGTCCTCAGACTCGGTCACCGGCCCGGACGCGACGAGCGGATGACGACGCACGTCGGGCTGACTGCGCGGGCGCTCGGTGCCGACCGCGTCTGGATCCCCGACAACGCCGGCCAGTCGAAGGAGACGGTCGAGGACATCACCGACCGCTTCGGCGGCCCATTCTCCGTCGAACTCACCGACTCGCCGAAGGCGATCCTGCGCGACTGGGACGGCCGGATCGTCCACCTCACGATGTACGGCGAGCGCATCCAGGACGTCGAAGACGAGATACACACGGCCCATCGGGACGGCGGTGAGCCAATACTGGTCGTCGTCGGCTCCGAGAAGGTCTCGTTCGACGTCTACGAGGAGGCCGACTGGAACGTCGGCGTCACCAACCAGCCCCACTCCGAAGTGGCTGGTCTCGCCGTCTTCCTAGACCGTCTGTTCGAGGGCCACGAACTCGAGCGCGAGTGGGCCGACGCCGACCGTCGCGTCGTCCCCATGGAGACGGGCAAACGCGTCGAGCCGGTCGAGGACGAAGGATAG
- a CDS encoding amphi-Trp domain-containing protein, which produces MAETTAHSDEVTREEASELLQELAREVHTEGTAAVRVGNKVLTLSPPSAVEYGIEVEERSPMLGGDRETITVTLEWEIDETES; this is translated from the coding sequence ATGGCAGAGACGACTGCTCACAGCGACGAAGTGACGCGAGAAGAAGCATCAGAGCTCCTTCAGGAACTGGCTCGAGAAGTCCACACCGAGGGTACGGCAGCCGTCCGAGTCGGAAACAAGGTGCTGACGCTGTCGCCGCCGTCGGCCGTCGAGTACGGCATCGAGGTCGAAGAACGGTCGCCGATGCTCGGCGGAGATCGCGAAACGATCACGGTGACTCTCGAGTGGGAGATCGACGAAACTGAGAGCTGA
- a CDS encoding MBL fold metallo-hydrolase has translation MALDDSDEFGRREDEPATVHRLEFDVPWPPKHVAAYLIQGPEPILIDAGAPDAAAEAVLREGLERLGYEPSDIAHVLLTHLHSDHVGQVSTLRDAGATIHAPAPALERLRADPESLRERIDATAREAGYSETDRASVVDDLLESFRRERRLVDPARTQPIDPTSTLVVGGREITPIPTPGHEIDHLCFETALEGSRALFSGDVLVAPFRPVAFHVGLDREADEAVDAYYEAMARLEGTTATCVYPGHGPVFDNPKHVLDRTRARLDDLVEETHGALASIEPATALSVAKARVGELRYVAPVLDTLGALGTLEDRQRVQAESVDGVRFYRMS, from the coding sequence ATGGCTCTCGACGATTCCGACGAGTTCGGCCGGCGCGAGGACGAGCCCGCGACGGTCCATCGCCTCGAATTCGACGTGCCGTGGCCACCGAAACACGTCGCGGCATACCTCATCCAGGGGCCGGAACCGATCCTGATCGACGCCGGCGCACCGGACGCCGCGGCCGAAGCCGTGCTCCGGGAGGGACTCGAGCGCCTGGGATACGAACCGAGCGATATCGCTCACGTCCTCCTGACGCATCTTCATAGCGACCACGTCGGGCAGGTGTCGACGCTTCGGGACGCGGGTGCGACGATCCACGCGCCAGCCCCGGCGCTCGAGCGACTTCGGGCCGACCCCGAGTCGCTTCGCGAGCGGATCGACGCGACGGCCCGTGAGGCAGGCTATTCCGAGACGGATCGGGCGTCCGTCGTCGACGACCTCCTCGAGTCGTTCCGGCGGGAACGACGGCTGGTCGACCCAGCGCGCACGCAGCCGATCGACCCGACGTCGACGCTCGTCGTCGGCGGTCGGGAGATCACGCCGATCCCGACGCCGGGCCACGAGATCGATCACCTGTGTTTCGAGACGGCGCTCGAGGGGTCGCGGGCGCTCTTTTCGGGTGACGTACTCGTTGCACCGTTTCGTCCCGTGGCGTTTCACGTCGGGCTCGATCGCGAGGCAGACGAGGCGGTCGACGCTTACTACGAGGCGATGGCGCGTCTGGAGGGAACGACCGCAACGTGTGTCTATCCCGGCCACGGACCGGTGTTCGACAACCCCAAACACGTCCTCGATCGAACCAGAGCCCGCCTCGACGACCTGGTCGAGGAGACGCACGGGGCCCTCGCGTCGATCGAACCGGCAACGGCCCTATCGGTCGCTAAAGCGCGCGTCGGCGAGCTTCGGTACGTCGCGCCGGTTCTCGATACGCTGGGTGCACTGGGGACACTCGAGGACCGACAGCGGGTTCAGGCCGAGTCCGTCGACGGCGTTCGCTTCTATCGCATGTCCTGA
- a CDS encoding transcription factor, producing the protein MAFEDLLEDPVIQKYLHELVGPKGMPVAAAPPDGEVTDEELAEDLDLELNDVRRALFILYENDLASYRRLRDEDSGWLTYLWTFEYGNIPENLESEMYRLHEALEERETYERNHEFYLCEICSIRFEFGEAMDFGFECPECGSPLDSMDNQRLVNAMHERIDALEDELNVDADA; encoded by the coding sequence ATGGCTTTTGAGGACCTGCTCGAGGATCCGGTTATCCAGAAGTACTTACACGAGCTGGTCGGTCCCAAAGGGATGCCCGTCGCGGCAGCGCCGCCTGACGGGGAAGTGACCGACGAGGAGCTCGCGGAGGATCTGGATCTCGAGTTGAACGACGTGCGGCGGGCGCTGTTTATCCTGTACGAGAACGACCTCGCCAGCTATCGACGGCTGCGCGATGAGGACTCGGGCTGGCTGACCTACCTCTGGACGTTCGAGTACGGGAACATCCCGGAGAATCTCGAATCGGAGATGTACCGCCTCCACGAGGCGCTCGAGGAACGCGAAACGTACGAGCGTAACCACGAGTTCTACCTCTGTGAGATCTGCTCGATCCGCTTCGAGTTCGGCGAGGCGATGGACTTCGGTTTCGAGTGTCCCGAGTGTGGCTCGCCACTCGACTCGATGGACAACCAGCGGCTGGTCAACGCGATGCACGAGCGAATCGACGCGCTCGAAGACGAACTCAACGTCGACGCGGACGCCTGA
- a CDS encoding DUF2110 family protein, with the protein MVVLATKLYVEGDARQRSTDSLRSLIGNEIGDLEVSFDLSIRDDDFPRVDLEGEDAIVADNVLGEEFGEITDEFEPGETYVGTLDSWDEDGFVLDAGQPVRIPAAELGLGPGSPEQIRERYGLVQHLPLRFVYGDDDTPSRLADEERDRLYDWTRGDGRLNVNSATRAEVRATLNRAGHAQDYVTVERLGLLEQSVICTEDTDPPGLLASVGEYLPAELRCVVP; encoded by the coding sequence ATGGTCGTACTCGCAACGAAACTGTACGTCGAGGGCGACGCCCGACAACGGTCGACCGACTCCCTTCGGTCGCTGATCGGCAACGAGATCGGCGACCTCGAGGTCTCGTTCGACCTCTCGATTCGCGACGATGACTTCCCACGTGTCGACCTCGAGGGCGAGGACGCCATCGTCGCAGACAACGTCCTTGGTGAGGAGTTCGGCGAGATCACAGACGAGTTCGAGCCCGGCGAAACGTACGTCGGGACGCTCGATTCGTGGGACGAAGACGGATTCGTCCTCGACGCCGGCCAGCCCGTTCGGATCCCAGCAGCCGAACTCGGTCTGGGGCCGGGTTCGCCCGAACAGATCCGCGAGCGCTACGGCCTCGTCCAGCACCTACCGCTTCGATTCGTCTACGGCGACGATGACACGCCCTCACGGCTTGCGGACGAAGAACGCGACCGCCTCTACGACTGGACGCGCGGCGACGGTCGACTCAACGTCAACAGCGCGACGCGGGCGGAGGTCCGCGCAACGCTCAACCGGGCTGGCCACGCCCAGGATTACGTCACCGTCGAACGACTCGGACTGCTCGAACAGAGCGTGATCTGCACCGAGGATACCGACCCTCCGGGACTGCTCGCCAGCGTCGGTGAGTACCTCCCGGCGGAACTGCGCTGTGTCGTTCCCTGA